Proteins from a single region of Murdochiella vaginalis:
- a CDS encoding glycerate kinase, whose protein sequence is MTLRIDAETIIHEAIASQRPEESVKNELYKIIEKMRSVFIVAVGKAAWSMASSAAEVIGDRLIAGIVITKYGHIEGQIPKITCYEAGHPILDQNGLYATQKAINLVSDLHEEDHVVFLLSGGASALFEKPLISLEELNEVNRQLLASGASIQEINTIRKRLSGVKGGRFAKLCEPAKVTSIILSDVLGDRPDMIGSGPTIQDESTSDEAKKIADRLHLNLSLEARQLLECEIPKQFSNVSNIVIGSVSSLVNKAITVASNLGYELVLLSDCFDVEAKELGRVLGCIARSNQKKSNVAFISGGETIVHLTGNGKGGRNQEVALSAAQKIAGMKNVLIFSVGSDGTDGPTDAAGGMVDGTTALMLHKKGISISDSLENNDAYHALKAVNGLIMTGPTGTNVNDLAVILMG, encoded by the coding sequence AAAAAACGAACTCTACAAAATTATTGAGAAGATGCGTTCGGTATTTATTGTTGCTGTAGGTAAGGCGGCTTGGTCTATGGCCAGCTCTGCGGCAGAAGTTATTGGAGATCGCCTTATAGCGGGAATCGTTATCACTAAATATGGTCATATTGAAGGTCAAATCCCAAAGATTACATGCTATGAAGCTGGACATCCCATACTTGATCAGAATGGCTTATATGCTACACAGAAAGCCATCAATCTAGTAAGTGATCTTCACGAGGAGGATCATGTTGTCTTCCTGCTTTCAGGAGGAGCATCAGCATTATTTGAAAAGCCCCTCATATCCCTTGAAGAATTGAACGAAGTTAACAGACAGCTTTTAGCTTCCGGCGCAAGCATTCAAGAAATAAATACGATTCGCAAGCGTCTTTCCGGCGTGAAAGGCGGACGGTTTGCCAAATTGTGTGAACCTGCGAAAGTGACATCCATCATTTTGAGTGATGTTCTCGGTGATCGACCGGATATGATTGGATCAGGTCCTACAATCCAGGACGAATCAACTTCGGATGAGGCGAAGAAAATTGCAGATCGCCTCCACTTGAACTTATCTTTGGAGGCCCGCCAATTGCTTGAATGCGAAATACCAAAACAATTTTCGAATGTATCTAATATTGTCATCGGCTCGGTATCTTCTCTTGTAAACAAAGCGATTACAGTCGCTTCAAATCTTGGGTATGAGCTCGTCCTACTTTCGGATTGTTTTGATGTGGAAGCTAAGGAATTGGGGAGAGTACTTGGCTGTATTGCTCGAAGCAATCAGAAGAAATCCAACGTTGCATTTATATCCGGTGGAGAAACGATTGTTCATCTTACGGGTAACGGAAAAGGTGGACGAAACCAAGAAGTAGCACTTAGTGCAGCGCAAAAGATTGCTGGCATGAAAAATGTTCTCATATTTAGTGTCGGATCCGACGGAACCGATGGCCCTACCGATGCAGCCGGCGGAATGGTTGACGGTACAACAGCCCTAATGCTTCACAAAAAAGGAATTTCAATTTCGGATAGTTTAGAAAATAATGATGCATATCATGCTTTGAAAGCAGTAAATGGACTCATTATGACTGGTCCCACAGGAACCAATGTGAATGATCTAGCAGTAATTTTGATGGGATAG
- a CDS encoding aldo/keto reductase family oxidoreductase → MRTIQIKNGPQNAVRMILGCMRMPDLSVQKAATMLQTAVDLGINFFDNATCYTQGVAETRFGEALKASGLSREELLIQTKCGLCFERNEFDWTKENILESVEDSLRRMQLDYLDILLLHRPDLLYDPEEIAEAFDLLSESGKVRHFGVSNVPPMTLEVLRKTVRQPLIINQLQLSLEQSQLIDQSLYLNNLSTDRSIDRDNGLLDYCRLHDITIQAWSPLQYGMIGGCFLDHPDYPELNAALAKLADRYHVTKAAIALAWILRHPANMQVIVGTMNPEHLKESAEAMNIRLTHQEWYELYLASGKILP, encoded by the coding sequence ATGCGTACCATCCAAATTAAAAATGGCCCGCAAAATGCCGTTCGCATGATTCTCGGCTGTATGCGCATGCCGGATCTGTCCGTACAAAAGGCAGCGACGATGCTACAAACGGCTGTGGACCTAGGTATCAACTTCTTCGACAACGCCACCTGCTATACCCAGGGAGTTGCCGAAACGCGCTTCGGCGAGGCTTTAAAGGCTTCCGGTCTTTCTCGGGAAGAGCTCTTGATTCAGACTAAATGTGGACTCTGCTTCGAGCGCAATGAATTCGACTGGACGAAGGAGAACATTCTGGAAAGCGTGGAGGACAGTCTGCGTCGCATGCAGCTGGACTATCTGGACATTTTGCTTCTGCATCGCCCGGATCTGCTCTATGATCCCGAAGAAATCGCTGAAGCCTTTGATCTTCTATCGGAATCCGGCAAAGTGCGCCATTTCGGTGTGAGCAATGTCCCGCCGATGACGCTGGAAGTGCTTCGTAAAACAGTCCGTCAACCGCTGATTATTAACCAGCTGCAATTATCGCTGGAGCAATCGCAGCTCATCGACCAGTCGCTTTATCTCAACAATCTTTCCACGGATCGTTCCATCGATCGCGATAACGGTCTGTTGGATTATTGCCGCCTGCACGACATCACCATTCAGGCATGGTCGCCCCTGCAATACGGTATGATCGGCGGATGCTTCCTGGATCATCCCGATTATCCGGAACTCAATGCCGCCCTTGCGAAGCTGGCGGACCGCTATCACGTTACCAAAGCCGCCATTGCCCTCGCCTGGATTTTACGCCATCCCGCAAATATGCAAGTCATCGTTGGCACCATGAATCCCGAACACCTCAAAGAATCCGCAGAGGCCATGAACATCCGCCTCACGCATCAGGAGTGGTACGAACTGTATTTAGCCTCCGGAAAAATCTTGCCCTAA
- the glpK gene encoding glycerol kinase GlpK encodes MKKYILAFDAGTTSQRCLLFDHSGKIVSVAQREIKQYYPHPGWVEHDAAEIWATQMGVAIEAMQRVSVSAEEIAAIGITNQRETTIVWDKNTGEPVMHAIVWQCRRTAEQCDALRAEGYTDRIREKTGLELDAYFSASKIRWILDHVPGAREKAERGELLFGTVDSWLIWKLTQGRCHVTDVSNASRTMLFNIHTMDWDDELLELFQVPKVMLPRVCASSEVYGESELSFFGSPISIAGVAGDQQAALFGQTCFAAGDVKNTYGTGCFMLMNTGEKPVMSRHGLVTTVAWKRNNTVSYALEGSIFVAGAAVQWLRDELRVIDTAPQSEELALAVPDTNGCYVVPAFTGLGAPFWDPYARGTIVGLTRGVNRNHLVRAMLESMAYQSLDVLEAMQEDAGLSLSALRVDGGATENNFLMQFQADMINTPVIRPKIVETTAKGAAFLAGLAVGFWKNTEELRVLQADAKTFVPTMCAEERDRKQRGWHHAVRCAMNWAKEES; translated from the coding sequence GTGAAAAAATATATTTTAGCGTTCGATGCCGGAACTACGAGCCAGCGTTGTCTGCTTTTTGATCATAGCGGAAAGATAGTCAGTGTTGCGCAGAGAGAGATCAAACAGTACTATCCCCATCCCGGATGGGTGGAACATGATGCGGCGGAAATTTGGGCGACACAGATGGGCGTGGCGATTGAAGCGATGCAGCGTGTCAGCGTTTCGGCAGAGGAAATTGCCGCCATCGGAATCACGAATCAGCGGGAAACCACAATTGTCTGGGACAAAAACACGGGCGAACCGGTCATGCATGCCATTGTATGGCAGTGCCGTCGAACGGCGGAACAATGCGATGCGCTTCGGGCGGAGGGATATACCGATAGAATACGAGAAAAGACGGGACTGGAGCTGGATGCCTATTTCTCAGCTTCCAAGATTCGGTGGATTCTGGATCATGTGCCGGGCGCGCGGGAAAAAGCGGAGCGGGGTGAGCTGCTCTTTGGCACCGTAGACAGCTGGCTCATTTGGAAACTGACGCAGGGACGCTGTCATGTAACGGACGTTTCCAATGCCTCGCGTACGATGCTGTTTAATATTCATACCATGGATTGGGATGATGAGCTGTTGGAGCTTTTTCAGGTGCCGAAGGTCATGCTTCCGCGTGTCTGCGCTTCCAGTGAAGTATATGGTGAAAGCGAATTGTCCTTTTTCGGTTCGCCCATTTCCATTGCCGGCGTAGCGGGCGACCAGCAGGCGGCATTGTTCGGCCAGACATGCTTTGCGGCAGGAGACGTGAAAAACACGTATGGTACCGGCTGTTTCATGCTGATGAATACGGGTGAGAAACCGGTGATGTCTCGTCACGGTTTGGTGACGACCGTCGCCTGGAAACGCAACAACACGGTCTCCTATGCGTTGGAGGGCTCGATATTCGTCGCAGGAGCGGCAGTGCAGTGGCTGCGCGATGAACTGCGCGTGATTGATACCGCCCCACAGTCGGAAGAACTGGCGCTGGCCGTACCGGACACGAACGGATGCTATGTCGTGCCGGCCTTTACCGGCCTCGGCGCTCCGTTTTGGGATCCCTATGCGCGTGGTACCATTGTGGGACTGACCCGCGGCGTGAATCGGAATCATTTGGTGCGCGCCATGCTGGAATCCATGGCATACCAGTCGTTGGATGTCCTCGAAGCCATGCAGGAAGATGCCGGTTTGTCTCTTTCCGCTTTGCGCGTGGATGGAGGAGCCACCGAAAACAACTTCTTGATGCAGTTTCAGGCGGATATGATCAACACACCGGTAATCCGTCCGAAAATCGTGGAAACGACAGCCAAAGGGGCGGCCTTCCTTGCCGGCCTTGCCGTTGGGTTCTGGAAGAATACAGAGGAACTGCGCGTTCTGCAGGCGGATGCGAAGACATTTGTGCCGACCATGTGCGCAGAAGAACGCGACCGGAAGCAGCGTGGCTGGCATCACGCCGTACGCTGTGCGATGAATTGGGCGAAGGAGGAATCATGA
- a CDS encoding sodium:alanine symporter family protein: MTTLNTLVQMLSDKIWFVLMILLVGSGLFFSVRTRFIQVRRFRKAWKHVFGNLTLFGDKAEKGGISSFQALATAIAAQVGTGNIAGCASALVSGGPGAIFWMWLAAFFGMATIYSEAVMAQVTRTKDEDGHVIGGPVYYIQQAFHGKFGRFLAAFFSVSIILALGLMGNMVQSNSISDAFFSAFGWNRLAVGIAIAVVAGFIFIGGISRIAHVTEKIVPVMAALYLVGGFVCLFINRANLLPAITSIFVGAFQPQAVLGAGIGITVRQAMRYGVARGLFSNEAGMGSTPHAHALAKVDKPQQQGEVAMIGVFFDTFIVLTMTALIVLSSGKLGEMIRAGMTGTPVVQQAVGMAFGKNWGAAFIAIALLFFAFSTIISWFFFAKQNMLYLFGKHAVKPFAIVVVLMIILGATLKVELVWNLADLFNAIMVFPNLLALLVLSGRVAKISNESQ, encoded by the coding sequence ATGACGACACTCAATACCCTGGTACAGATGCTCTCCGATAAAATCTGGTTTGTGCTGATGATCTTATTGGTAGGAAGCGGACTGTTCTTCTCCGTACGCACGCGCTTTATTCAGGTGCGTCGATTCAGAAAAGCTTGGAAGCACGTATTCGGAAACTTGACGCTGTTCGGCGACAAGGCGGAAAAAGGCGGGATCAGCTCGTTTCAAGCGTTAGCTACAGCCATTGCGGCGCAGGTTGGTACCGGTAATATCGCCGGTTGCGCATCCGCCTTGGTTTCCGGTGGGCCGGGAGCCATTTTCTGGATGTGGTTAGCCGCTTTTTTCGGCATGGCCACCATTTATTCCGAGGCAGTCATGGCACAGGTGACGCGAACAAAAGACGAGGATGGGCATGTGATCGGCGGTCCTGTCTACTATATTCAGCAGGCCTTTCACGGGAAATTCGGTCGTTTTTTAGCGGCATTCTTTTCCGTCTCCATTATTTTGGCTTTGGGGCTGATGGGAAATATGGTGCAATCCAACTCGATCAGCGATGCGTTTTTCTCGGCATTCGGTTGGAACCGTTTAGCGGTTGGCATAGCGATTGCTGTGGTGGCGGGATTTATTTTCATCGGCGGCATTTCGCGCATCGCGCACGTGACGGAAAAAATTGTACCGGTCATGGCCGCTCTGTATTTGGTGGGCGGGTTTGTCTGCCTTTTCATCAATCGTGCCAATCTCCTTCCGGCCATCACCTCCATTTTTGTCGGGGCATTTCAGCCGCAAGCGGTGCTCGGCGCCGGCATCGGCATTACGGTTCGCCAGGCGATGCGCTACGGCGTAGCGCGCGGTCTATTCTCCAACGAAGCCGGCATGGGCTCAACTCCGCATGCCCACGCCTTGGCTAAAGTGGATAAGCCGCAGCAACAGGGCGAGGTGGCCATGATCGGTGTTTTCTTTGATACCTTTATCGTGCTCACCATGACCGCTCTGATCGTGCTCTCATCCGGAAAACTGGGAGAGATGATTCGCGCCGGTATGACCGGTACGCCTGTGGTACAGCAGGCCGTCGGCATGGCCTTCGGCAAGAACTGGGGCGCGGCGTTTATTGCGATCGCTCTTCTATTTTTCGCTTTCTCCACCATCATCAGCTGGTTTTTCTTCGCGAAACAAAATATGCTGTATCTCTTTGGAAAACACGCCGTAAAGCCCTTTGCGATTGTGGTCGTGTTGATGATTATCTTGGGAGCCACGCTCAAGGTGGAATTGGTTTGGAACCTGGCGGATCTTTTTAATGCCATCATGGTGTTTCCCAACTTGCTTGCTCTATTGGTTCTTTCCGGGCGGGTTGCCAAAATCAGCAACGAAAGCCAATGA
- a CDS encoding folate family ECF transporter S component, with the protein MKKNWFVVLLIAGLSMLAVRMVGEPVVYTGLIAAYFGVLLSGMLSNRFIGAITGGATIGLGLLVRRFWQEIPTFKPKKMATWTANNEQFTAFIGQYWWVLLLGGFALGFLAGFLGEALERRGRMPQHKDEDEITKPLSAAQYFTPKHIAQMSIFIAIGVVINSMRVGFLSFGGLPIVLSGYIFGPVGGFIIGGVTDLVAFLVRPSSYGFNLAFTLTSALTGAIPVLVTDALGGKKVLTFWRVLVGVVIGQFLTSVILVPLFMSLFIGEAAAKATFFRALVKQTFSAPVYAVLVLSLMQALAKSGRMRTYSSRLAPLRKNI; encoded by the coding sequence GTGAAGAAAAATTGGTTTGTTGTGTTGCTCATCGCGGGATTATCCATGCTGGCCGTTCGCATGGTCGGTGAGCCGGTAGTGTACACGGGCCTGATTGCAGCATATTTTGGCGTCCTGTTAAGCGGCATGCTGTCCAACCGCTTCATTGGCGCAATAACCGGGGGCGCAACCATTGGACTCGGCCTTCTCGTCCGTCGATTTTGGCAAGAAATTCCCACGTTCAAGCCAAAGAAAATGGCCACTTGGACAGCGAATAATGAACAGTTCACGGCATTCATCGGCCAGTATTGGTGGGTGCTCCTACTTGGCGGTTTCGCCTTGGGCTTTCTGGCGGGATTCTTGGGTGAAGCGCTGGAGCGGCGGGGAAGGATGCCGCAGCATAAGGATGAGGACGAAATTACAAAGCCTCTTTCTGCGGCGCAGTATTTTACTCCGAAGCACATTGCGCAAATGTCCATTTTTATCGCCATCGGCGTCGTCATCAATTCCATGCGTGTCGGCTTTTTGAGCTTTGGCGGATTGCCGATTGTACTTTCGGGCTATATTTTTGGCCCTGTCGGCGGCTTTATCATTGGCGGAGTCACGGATTTGGTGGCCTTTTTGGTTCGCCCCTCTTCCTACGGCTTTAATTTAGCTTTTACGCTGACCTCAGCGCTGACCGGTGCGATTCCGGTACTGGTGACGGACGCATTGGGCGGAAAAAAGGTCCTTACGTTCTGGCGCGTGCTGGTTGGCGTCGTGATTGGTCAGTTCCTGACCTCTGTTATTTTGGTGCCTCTTTTCATGTCCCTTTTCATAGGAGAAGCGGCGGCCAAGGCGACTTTCTTCCGTGCGCTTGTCAAGCAGACATTCAGCGCACCGGTCTATGCGGTATTGGTTTTGTCGTTGATGCAGGCGCTCGCTAAATCCGGCCGAATGCGTACCTATTCGTCGCGACTGGCGCCATTACGGAAGAACATATAG
- a CDS encoding YoaK family protein, translated as MQMSESMRAGLLLALAGGAMDAHSYLFRGNVFSNAQTGNVLLFGVHAAQGEFSLALAHLWPILAFVTGIFLADHIRHRWSFSRLHWRQWALTVEIVLLFIVSNMSNAWDSLANALLSLACGIQVESFRSIHGRSVATTMLIGNLRSFTAALETFFRERSQDALRHMGLYSGLIISFVLGAIIESRLIDRLGAPSILFCVILLGIVFRLLSDKREQETFAEENRK; from the coding sequence ATGCAGATGTCCGAATCCATGCGCGCGGGGTTGCTGTTGGCGCTTGCCGGCGGAGCCATGGATGCCCATTCGTATCTGTTTCGCGGCAATGTGTTTTCCAATGCACAGACGGGCAATGTCCTTCTGTTTGGCGTGCATGCGGCGCAAGGAGAATTTTCGCTTGCATTGGCACATCTTTGGCCCATCTTAGCTTTTGTGACGGGGATTTTTTTGGCGGATCACATTCGCCATCGTTGGTCATTTTCCCGTCTCCATTGGCGACAGTGGGCGTTGACGGTTGAAATAGTGTTGCTTTTTATCGTAAGCAATATGTCCAACGCCTGGGATTCGCTTGCCAATGCCTTGTTATCGCTAGCATGCGGCATTCAGGTGGAAAGCTTCCGCTCGATCCATGGCCGTTCGGTCGCGACTACCATGCTCATTGGCAATCTTCGCAGCTTTACCGCTGCACTCGAGACGTTTTTTCGCGAGCGCTCGCAAGACGCGTTACGGCACATGGGACTCTATAGTGGCTTAATTATCAGCTTTGTGTTGGGTGCCATTATCGAAAGCCGACTCATTGACAGGCTCGGTGCGCCATCCATCCTTTTTTGCGTCATTCTTTTGGGCATTGTTTTCCGCTTGTTGTCGGATAAGCGGGAACAAGAAACCTTTGCGGAGGAGAATCGCAAATGA
- a CDS encoding ZIP family metal transporter yields MTEQVLLGILIPFIGTTLGSACVYFMRGEMNRKVERALQGFAAGIMIAASVWSLLIPAMEQSEALGKWAFVPAVVGLMAGVLFLLLLDHVIPHQHLNSDAPEGPNVPLAKNKKMFLAVTLHNIPEGMAVGVVLAGLLAGVEGITASGALALALGIAIQNFPEGAIISMPLHAGGMKRHHAFWYGTLSGAVEPLGAALTLFATGLVVPILPYLLSFAAGAMLYVVVEELIPEMSEGEHSNIGPIAFAVGFAVMMALDVALG; encoded by the coding sequence ATGACAGAACAAGTGCTTTTAGGAATTTTGATTCCTTTTATAGGAACCACGCTCGGCTCCGCATGTGTCTATTTTATGCGAGGAGAAATGAACCGAAAGGTAGAGCGCGCGCTGCAGGGCTTTGCTGCCGGCATCATGATCGCCGCTTCGGTTTGGAGCCTGCTCATTCCGGCGATGGAGCAATCGGAGGCCCTTGGAAAATGGGCTTTTGTTCCGGCCGTCGTCGGGCTGATGGCGGGCGTGTTGTTCCTTCTTCTATTGGATCACGTTATTCCGCATCAACACTTAAACAGCGATGCGCCGGAAGGCCCCAATGTCCCCTTGGCCAAAAACAAAAAAATGTTCTTAGCCGTTACCTTGCATAATATTCCGGAAGGAATGGCGGTAGGCGTTGTATTGGCAGGTTTGCTGGCGGGCGTGGAAGGTATTACTGCGAGTGGGGCATTGGCGCTGGCACTTGGCATCGCGATTCAGAATTTTCCCGAAGGCGCCATCATCTCGATGCCGCTGCATGCCGGGGGCATGAAACGCCATCATGCGTTTTGGTACGGTACACTTTCCGGCGCCGTTGAGCCGCTGGGCGCGGCATTGACCCTTTTTGCCACCGGGCTGGTCGTACCCATTTTGCCTTATCTGTTAAGCTTTGCGGCCGGAGCGATGCTCTATGTGGTCGTCGAAGAATTGATTCCGGAAATGAGCGAAGGGGAACATTCCAACATCGGCCCCATCGCCTTCGCCGTGGGCTTTGCCGTGATGATGGCCTTGGATGTGGCACTCGGGTAA
- a CDS encoding fructose-1,6-bisphosphatase, translated as MKQNMLMRMLAKQFPNRRAAMGEIVRLKTEMLLPKGTEYFFSDVHGEDRAFIHLLRSASGNIRRKIRDVYRTRLSEDDQNEIAEMIYYPELTLQKKIDRLDDERWVRKIILELIEVARFIASKYPREQIRQKLPDEYKTLIEELLEINDGEIDRRSYYYSLIDAIIEEQDAYDFLCALSYTIQRICVNHIHVVGDIFDRGPGPDKIIEELIAFRNVDIQWGNHDVVWMGAQLGNEACMMAVLRNAIRYNTFDVLEDGYGIHLRALNDFAMTVYGDDPCTYFQPKIFDENVYNIWSIERAAQMHKAVAILENKLEGQLLERHPEYAMNERIVLKKVDWKTMEYVDTDGTRYPLRDTNFPTVDPEDPLKLTKEEEDLVFNLRASFMHSERLARHIGFLFQKGSSYLCYNGNLLYHGCLPLKEDATFDSLVIDEHPYAGKELMDYVDYMMTTAYYGERDKEKTKSAIDFTWYLWCGPKSPMFGKSKMATFENYFVGDKTLGKEKMNPYYSLCDNEDVADYLLEAFDMSHPHAHIINGHVPVKSKEGQSPKKANNKLFVIDGGIAKSYHSKTGIAGYTLIFNSHHIALAEHQDFDGLTNGLETYSPHVETVDRYERRFLIGDTDKGKADQKLIDHLHELIRAYKRGEMKESLPRTKETFRP; from the coding sequence GTGAAGCAGAATATGCTGATGCGAATGCTGGCCAAACAGTTTCCGAATCGGCGGGCAGCAATGGGGGAGATTGTTCGGCTCAAGACAGAAATGCTGTTGCCGAAAGGAACGGAATACTTTTTCAGCGACGTGCACGGGGAAGATCGCGCCTTTATTCATTTGTTGCGTTCCGCATCCGGCAATATTCGCCGAAAGATACGGGATGTCTATCGGACACGCCTTTCCGAAGACGATCAAAATGAAATTGCGGAAATGATTTATTATCCGGAATTAACGCTACAAAAAAAGATCGATCGTCTGGATGACGAGCGTTGGGTGCGAAAAATCATTTTGGAACTGATTGAAGTGGCGCGCTTTATCGCCTCAAAATATCCGCGAGAACAAATTCGTCAAAAGCTTCCGGACGAGTACAAGACACTTATCGAAGAACTTCTCGAAATTAACGACGGGGAAATTGATCGCCGCAGCTATTACTACTCCCTCATCGATGCGATCATCGAAGAACAAGATGCCTATGATTTTCTCTGCGCCCTTTCCTACACCATTCAGCGCATCTGCGTGAACCACATCCACGTCGTCGGTGACATTTTTGATCGCGGACCGGGCCCGGATAAAATTATCGAGGAACTCATAGCTTTTCGTAATGTCGATATTCAGTGGGGAAACCATGACGTGGTCTGGATGGGTGCCCAACTGGGTAACGAAGCCTGCATGATGGCGGTTCTGCGCAATGCCATCCGCTACAACACGTTTGACGTACTGGAAGACGGGTACGGCATTCACCTTCGCGCTTTGAACGATTTTGCGATGACGGTATATGGCGATGATCCCTGCACCTATTTCCAGCCGAAGATTTTTGATGAGAACGTGTATAATATCTGGTCCATCGAACGCGCGGCGCAAATGCACAAAGCGGTGGCCATATTGGAAAACAAGCTGGAAGGACAGCTTTTAGAGCGCCATCCCGAGTATGCTATGAATGAGCGTATTGTATTAAAAAAAGTGGACTGGAAAACGATGGAATACGTCGATACGGATGGCACGCGCTATCCTCTGCGCGACACGAACTTCCCCACCGTAGATCCTGAAGACCCCCTCAAACTGACCAAAGAAGAAGAGGATCTGGTTTTCAATTTACGCGCTTCCTTCATGCACAGCGAGCGCTTGGCGCGCCATATCGGTTTTCTCTTCCAAAAGGGGTCGAGTTACCTCTGTTACAACGGAAATTTACTCTACCATGGATGCTTGCCTTTAAAAGAAGATGCCACCTTCGATTCGCTCGTCATTGATGAACATCCTTATGCCGGCAAAGAGCTGATGGATTACGTGGACTACATGATGACCACCGCGTATTACGGCGAACGGGACAAGGAAAAGACGAAAAGTGCCATCGATTTTACTTGGTATCTCTGGTGCGGTCCGAAAAGTCCCATGTTCGGTAAAAGCAAAATGGCCACCTTCGAAAACTACTTTGTCGGAGACAAAACGCTGGGCAAAGAAAAGATGAATCCGTACTATTCCCTCTGCGATAATGAAGACGTTGCGGACTATCTGTTGGAGGCGTTCGATATGAGCCATCCGCATGCGCATATCATCAACGGCCACGTGCCGGTTAAAAGCAAAGAGGGCCAGAGCCCGAAAAAAGCTAATAACAAGCTCTTTGTAATCGACGGTGGCATTGCGAAATCGTATCATTCCAAAACCGGCATCGCCGGCTATACACTAATCTTCAACTCGCACCATATTGCCTTAGCCGAACATCAGGATTTCGACGGGCTGACCAATGGCTTGGAAACCTATTCTCCCCATGTGGAAACCGTCGATCGCTATGAGCGCCGTTTCCTCATCGGTGATACGGACAAGGGAAAAGCCGACCAGAAGTTGATCGACCATCTGCATGAACTCATTCGTGCGTACAAGCGCGGGGAAATGAAAGAGAGCCTGCCTCGCACAAAGGAGACTTTTCGCCCTTAA